The Primulina tabacum isolate GXHZ01 chromosome 1, ASM2559414v2, whole genome shotgun sequence genome contains the following window.
caacatgcgttgaattcaaataattttttatttcatatcgtatcacgtataaaaatttcaaagcacataaatcatatattatcataaaaatattaaacatgtgacgtaaatatataattcatgtacttatgcaggtaaaatcataaaatcatataaagcatgtaaacttacaaatttgaggcttgacgactgagcttcccggcactgatggtggcacaaccctttacaggacatttgctctgataccaactgaaacgtctgctattcattttctttaaaagtactagaaatttttttttaaaaaaaaaacctcacatagcatcggccgaattgcttacacaagcataaaatatttttgatatcattttaaataaatcaaccaactaacatttgaaaatgtatagcccatactataacctctcaaaaaccactcacaaataaaacgtcgtaaacatatttttaacatatcttgaaatcataaatcataactagtgcgaaaaactagcgtcggtcctcgggttatgtgcaccatcagtccagcaaagtcaaccatcaagacctccattatcatattcataatcaatatcacctgcatcaatcataccttgtgagtctaaagactcaacacgtcatattcttgataacgagtaatacgtaatacagataacatacaacagtgaaaaatacttgtacttaaaatatcattttcatgaaaatgcataaaaataaacattttcgtaaaaatttcatgatgcgtaaaacttttaaataaaaacattttcataatcttatgcataaacattttcatataaacataaacatattcatattcatatcaacatattcatatcatcatattcatattcatgttcatattcgtgtttgttgaattcagatcgtgattgtgactcgtattcttaaacgtattgggcgatggatccatctaaagaaaaccacagtactggacggcggggacaccagcaacactctcaccggtcaactgggccttggcctacgtattaacatattcgtattcgtatcacgtattcgtattcgtatctgaatccaaggaaacacgatcgtcgggctcccactgggaccataaccctcacgatatttccaacatattcagtagtcacaatcccttcaaaTCCTTCAACatatcgtatttccatcacttataaaaatatgcatataatatcattttattttgaaaccaagcatgcaacatatcttttaaatgtccaatttaaaaccataaaatccataaacgttttaaaaataacattttaacatatacatatccatgaacatttaaaaataacattttaagatataaaaattcataaacattccaaataatcatattagcatataaaacagcattcaggacactgccatgacgtttactaatttctaggtgtaaaaagatcgttttaccccttgacataaaatttcccgtttttgacattttcttaatttcattgactataacatgtcccaaataattatttaagcctacacgaATTTTTCTAggtttttatttggcttaaatcgatgacttttaatttaatctttaaatgtgacgtattaatgcgttttaatcccgaattaaaccaaaccttaatagaaaactcccaaattaaaaacttagacttaaaataattatttaagcttaaccctaatgttacataattttataaagctgaaaactaggcttttcaattatctcgttaattagcgtttcgtgcggcgattaactcccgaataaatccaaaactcgttattttgatcccaaattttaaacatgacctttttaatatttattctacccttccaagtcatgagccacccccatggaccgttggatttaattttagctttattattttcgtttttgacaccttatcgcacacaccgagccatctcttaatttactcgagccacgcccgagccaccttgagccaaaacctagccaactcatctagggaccctactgtccAAGCCCAGCCCAATAACATGACCCTAACCCGCTCAAAAAACCTGCTGAACTACAGACCAGATTGCATGTGCATGTGCATGTGCATGTGCGTGAGTGCTTTCTAGCTTATCTAGGACTCCTAGTTGCattaggactctaccagcccttaaccaccgaccacccatgaccctaacctcccttggaccacgtccagaccatgcccagaccatcCCAAAGTCCGGAACCCAGCAGCGAAGCTTCTGAATCCAAGGAACAACCTGCGCGTCTTCCATGCCCACTCACGGCTCcatcttctttttattttctcaCGCCTGCAGCGACCCAGCCGCACAGCCCTTGTCCCAGCCCttaagcaccctcctaggaccctaaagagtcgacctagcccagcccagaacCCCCAGGCCAAGCCCCTTCTTCCCTGCACAACAGCACCCCTGCGCTGCCTCATTGTTGCTCTCGGGTGGAATCCTtcttggcaaggactcctcccagcccctggtctcgagtcctagcgtggctaggactctacccctgACCCATAACAGACCCTAGCCATGCCCTGGTCCCAATCGAACCAAAGCCAAGTCCTGCAACTCATAAAACCGAGCCCCTCAACCTCATGACAGAAAAGTGCTTCCAGCttttgtgtttctgatttgtgCAGTGTTTTCGGTTGAGTTTTATGACCCTAAACTTGTGTAAATTCATGCTTGATCAAGTCCTAATCACGGCAGCCCttttaaacacataaaaacatgattttgaaaattaaaaacaCCAATTTAGAACACATAAgcatgtagttacgaaaatttaacttgtgtgctatgtttttctttaaaaatcatgcataaacaaatactatggtatgatgatgagtaaaaggataatatggcgtgcctttgcttttttaacgcacgaatatccgttgacgaagcgaagaacggcgacgagaaacgatggcttgaaaaatctatcaAACTTGATGCTTTTTCCTTCCACTTttgatgtgtgtgccgtgtgtttaTGCTGGTAGGAGAgagttttaattgtttaaaagtgtgtggccgtgtgtagtgttttgggagaaagaatttgaattgaaaaggggtgtggggcgtgagtttccttgaggtttgggaagggtttaacataattaaatactaaataaTTCACTAATTAGGACTTAGGCTTATCAAGCTaacaaattaggcccattagtcttaattaggatattaaaaataattttgcttaataaaatttgtgaatttattagccgggttgccaaaacgtttatatttttgttgaaaatccaacaccgataaaattacgtcccggcgtataaaatcacctcaaaacctcatactttcaaaaataagaaaaagcatcacccttaattaaaaacaattaaccaataaaaacattttctatttttcagctctcggtctccgttcctcgatcgcaagtcgaataaccttttaaaatatatttttaatgcaaccatgtagaaaaatatattttaaacatgcaattatgcacaacataattaattaatgcaattaaaatatttaattaaaatacaagataatttaataattgcatgcatgtggtttacgtggaccttaaaattttcggggcgttacacaaaTATTAGAACTAGCATTATCAAATGATACAAAAAAAATCATCTTTGAAGTTAAACCATATTCTTCCAAAATATAACATATCAATTGGGAAATGTTTTTGACAGTATGTGTTTCATCAAACACTCGAAATGAAATTATTCTTTTTTTAATTGACCATGGACTATCAATCCAGTGACAAGTAACTCCTATATAAAAACGAGTTTGCCAATGGTCACTCCAAATATCGAAACATATAGAAaccttattttttaaattagaaaattttttaattagttCTTTCTTTTTTTCACGAACTAATCTCTTAAGTGTTTGAGTGAGCGTAGTTCGTCGAACACGATTTGCAGCAGGTTATAGGACTCAAGACATAAATCTTCAAAACTAAATATAGATGCAactacaaaaagaaagatgttCTACGGAAACAAATCTAGCCATTGATTCTCTTAATTGTGCATTCGAGTATTTAAATAGTGAGAGTTTATACCTCCATCAGAAGAAGCTAATCTTGATagttgtttttgagaaaagATCATTACCAAATTCCACTGGATGCTCCGTCTTTATATGTCGGTGAAACTAACCATAACCACCATCTATTTGATATCTATATGTAATAGAGCAATATTTGCATTGTGCACGCTTTTCTCCGGATGGAAGCGTAACCTTATGGAAATGCTTAGTGAAAATTGATGATTTAAGTGGAGGAGTAGATCTAAACTTTGATGTTTGCACAATCTATTGGGTATCAAATATAGCAAATGGATCCTTGTTAGTATACTCGATATCGTTGATATTGATATCAAGATTTGTCACCTTATCCTTACCCTTGCCTTTGCCTGATGCACTTGAACCttccattaaatattttgtaaagaaaaagaattCTAATAGGAAACAAAAAAAGTatgaatatatgattttttgaaagattaaaacataaattgtatgtaattaaataaaatgatacTTAGAAATTTAAATAGAGATATAAAGTTGTATATTTGGAGAACGGGATAATACCCATTTTCGTCCTTTTCGTTAACCGTTTTTCCCATTTCAGTCCCTCATGATTTTTGACTGCTTAAATAATCCTTCATGTTTTCAAAATATTCCCGAATTGGTCCCTACCGTTATCCTGACGTTAAGATTAACGTTGACTCCTTTACCTTTTACTCCCAAACTCTACAAGAACCCTAATCCCCAAATTAGACGTATGAAGGAAAGGGAAAGGCGAACTCGTAATAAAGGGAAGGGCGAACTCGAAGAAACACCACCGATTTCTTTTTTGAAATTACAGTTTGGTATATTTGCTAAAGTGGAAGTCAGTAATGGCTAAAAGAAGTATAATGTCTCTTGAATTCACCCCGAATTATGGTAATGTTTCTCTTATTTAATGTGCTGAATTgaggaaaaatgttttgagaTTTATCACATTTACTTATGTTACTCTTATGCATTTTAGGCTGGATGCGAGAACCCACTCTTGTTACAATTAAATTGTACTACAATGGTTCAATGGACAGCAATCGCAAGAGGAAAACGTACAAAGGTGGGAGTACTGAATACTTTGATTTTGTGGATATGGATAAGATAGGCTTGATTGAACTCTGGGGTTATGCTGAGCAAGTAGGATGCGTGGAGAAAGATAAGTTCAGATTTTGGCACAAAATCGGTAAATCTTTGAACAATGGTAGATATTTGGAAAGTGATGCTGATGTGGTTCAAATTAAGAACCACGTCCCCAAAAACTTTGAAGTGGAAATTTATATTGAACATGATGAATTTGTTTCAATAAATGAGATAGATGCATCTGGTGTTTTAGAGAAACCAAAAGAAGTTGAACcgaaaacaagggttgtaatcACTGATGAAGATGAGGCATAATTTTATGATAGTGAGTTTGATTTCGATGAAGATGATAATATTAGGGGAGAAGGGGGAAATATAGTCATTGATGGTGATATTTCCAATGATTTGTTTGAGAGAATGCAAGGTGATGAAGGAGATGATGATTGTGCAGAAAGTGATGAGTTAGAGAGTGCATTTGATTCTCAAGAGGAAGATTCACAAAAATTCGAAATGTATGCCTACTCTTAAAATCCTGATTTGAAGCTTGGTATGAtatttaattcaaaaaaaaaaggcaAAGTTTGCTATAGAAAGTCATTGTATCAGACGAGGGATGGTAGTGAACTTTGTCAAGAATGATAAAAGAAGGCTTCGAGGTGTGTGCAAAAATGAAGGATGTGAATGGGTTATTCATGTGTCACCAGTGAATAAGGACAGTTGCTGGCAGGATAAAGACATTTAAACCTGAGCACAAAAACTGCTATTGGAatgttaagaacaaaaacatcAAGTCAAGCTGGTTAGGTGAAACTTTTGTGAGTAAATTGAAATCAAATCCTAAGTTAGGTACCAGAGAGTTCCAAGAAGAGGTTAAATCTACTTTGAATGTATCCCTCACATATAAACAAGCTTATTTGGGTCGGAAAAAAGCATTAAAGCTAGTTGATGGCAGGATAGCGGAACAATTTAgccaaataagaaattattgtgCTGAACTGAGAAGGTCCGATGAAGGTGCATCACTGATTCTGAAACTGACTGATGGAGATGATGCGCCAAGATTTCAGAGGCTGTATGTGTGCTTCTCGGCCTGTAAACAAGGTTTTAAGGAGTCTTGTAGACCTGTGGTTGGAGTGGATAGATGTTTTTTGAAAACCAATATTGGTGGCAGTTGTTGACAGCAGTTGGCCTAGATCCAAATAACAACATTTTTCCTATTGCTTATGCATTGGTGGAAGGAGAGACAAAGGATAGTTGGATGTGGTTTCTGCAGTTGTTGAATAACGATATTGGCTTTGAGAATGAAGATGGTTGGACCTTCATGTCTGATAAGCAAAAAGGCTTGATTCCTGCCTTTgagaatttgtttccaaatgccGAAAATAGATTTTGTGTTAGGCATCTATACACCAACATGAAACACGATGGTTTCAGATGTGTGGGGATTAAAAATGCTCTTTGGGCTGCGGCTAGGGCAACAAGAGTTAAAGAGTTCAAAAGGCGGATGGAAGACTTGAAGAAGATCAATCATGATGCCTATATCTGGTTGAGCAAAAAACCTGAACAACACTGGTCCAAGGCATACTTCAGCACGATTCCAAAATGTGATATACTTCTTAACAACATGTGTGAGTGTTTCAACAGCATGATTTTAGATGCAAGAGAAAAACCAATCATTTCAATGTTC
Protein-coding sequences here:
- the LOC142505652 gene encoding uncharacterized protein LOC142505652, producing MQGDEGDDDCAESDELESAFDSQEEDSQKFEMIKTFKPEHKNCYWNVKNKNIKSSWLGETFVSKLKSNPKLGTREFQEEVKSTLNVSLTYKQAYLGRKKALKLVDGRIAEQFSQIRNYCAELRRSDEGASLILKLTDGDDAPRFQRLYVCFSACKQGFKESCRPVLLTAVGLDPNNNIFPIAYALVEGETKDSWMWFLQLLNNDIGFENEDGWTFMSDKQKGLIPAFENLFPNAENRFCVRHLYTNMKHDGFRCVGIKNALWAAARATRVKEFKRRMEDLKKINHDAYIWLSKKPEQHWSKAYFSTIPKCDILLNNMCECFNSMILDAREKPIISMFKTLRNLLMVRFQTNREKAEK
- the LOC142518280 gene encoding uncharacterized protein LOC142518280 translates to MAKRSIMSLEFTPNYGWMREPTLVTIKLYYNGSMDSNRKRKTYKGGSTEYFDFVDMDKIGLIELWGYAEQVGCVEKDKFRFWHKIGKSLNNGRYLESDADVVQIKNHVPKNFEVEIYIEHDEFVSINEIDASGVLEKPKEVEPKTRVVITDEDEA